In Xanthomonas sp. SI, the following are encoded in one genomic region:
- the fdxA gene encoding ferredoxin FdxA, with product MPFVVTENCIKCKYTDCVEVCPVDCFHVGPNFMVIDPDECIDCTLCEPECPANAIYPEDDVPAGQEGFVALNAELAKAWPVLTTRQEPLPDAAEWDGKPNKLPLLLK from the coding sequence ATGCCTTTTGTCGTCACCGAAAACTGCATCAAGTGCAAATACACCGACTGCGTGGAAGTGTGTCCCGTGGATTGTTTCCACGTGGGTCCCAATTTCATGGTGATCGATCCGGACGAGTGCATCGACTGCACCCTGTGCGAGCCGGAGTGCCCGGCCAACGCGATCTACCCCGAGGACGACGTGCCGGCCGGACAGGAAGGCTTCGTCGCGCTCAACGCGGAGCTGGCCAAGGCCTGGCCGGTGCTGACCACGCGCCAGGAACCGCTGCCCGACGCCGCCGAATGGGACGGCAAGCCGAACAAGCTGCCGCTGCTGCTGAAGTAG
- a CDS encoding 2-dehydro-3-deoxy-6-phosphogalactonate aldolase, with product MSAVSPFQFPLIAILRGLTPDDALDHVGALAEAGYDAIEIPLNSPRWADSIGAAVQAFGQRCWIGGGTVLKIADVDTLADLGARFIVTPNTRPPVIRHAVARGLQVVAGFATASEAFDALDAGAQMLKLFPAATYGPGHLRALRAVLPPTVPLFVVGGVNTDTLRDYLAAGAIGAGIGGELYRPGQALAQTQAQAAAFRQAYLDHA from the coding sequence ATGTCCGCCGTCTCCCCGTTCCAGTTTCCCCTGATCGCGATCCTGCGCGGCCTCACCCCCGACGACGCGCTGGACCATGTCGGCGCGCTGGCCGAGGCCGGTTACGACGCGATCGAGATCCCGCTCAACTCGCCGCGCTGGGCCGACAGCATTGGCGCGGCGGTGCAGGCGTTCGGCCAGCGCTGCTGGATCGGCGGCGGCACCGTGCTGAAGATCGCCGACGTCGACACCCTCGCAGATCTCGGCGCGCGCTTCATCGTCACCCCGAACACGCGGCCGCCGGTGATCCGCCATGCGGTCGCGCGCGGCCTGCAGGTGGTGGCCGGCTTCGCCACCGCCAGCGAAGCCTTCGACGCGCTCGACGCCGGCGCGCAGATGCTCAAGCTGTTCCCGGCCGCCACCTACGGCCCCGGCCACCTGCGCGCGTTGCGCGCGGTGCTGCCGCCGACGGTGCCGCTGTTCGTGGTCGGCGGAGTCAACACCGACACGCTGCGCGACTACCTGGCCGCCGGCGCGATCGGCGCCGGCATCGGCGGCGAACTGTACCGGCCCGGGCAGGCGCTGGCGCAGACCCAGGCGCAGGCTGCCGCCTTCCGCCAAGCCTACTTGGACCACGCATGA
- the dapA gene encoding 4-hydroxy-tetrahydrodipicolinate synthase produces MSLSGIITALATPFQGNGDLDLDAWQRLLKRQLDGGVQGVVVAGSTGEAATLLDEEYDLILREAAQALGGRVPLLAGTGLSGTAKTVALTRRAAANGAQYALVVTPPYVRPTQAGLLAHYLQVAEHGGLPVVLYNVPGRTGCDLLPETVAQLAQHPQIVGIKEASSDPQRIAALLALRSDGFAVLSGDDGSAAQAMLGGYDGLISVASNALPAAYRRLCDLARARQAEPAQAWDARLQPFHAFCGIESNPIPVKALLQRAGIGQGLRLPLLPLSAAHHATADRLATDAAALEELSSRETLAA; encoded by the coding sequence TTGTCCCTCTCCGGCATCATCACCGCCCTGGCCACGCCCTTCCAGGGCAATGGCGACCTCGACCTCGACGCCTGGCAGCGCCTGCTCAAACGGCAGCTGGACGGCGGCGTGCAGGGCGTGGTGGTGGCGGGATCGACCGGCGAGGCGGCCACGCTGCTGGACGAGGAGTACGACCTGATCCTGCGCGAGGCGGCGCAGGCGCTCGGCGGACGCGTGCCGTTGCTGGCCGGCACCGGCCTGTCCGGCACCGCCAAGACGGTCGCGCTGACCCGCCGCGCCGCGGCCAACGGCGCGCAGTACGCGCTGGTGGTGACCCCGCCGTACGTGCGTCCGACCCAGGCCGGCCTGCTCGCGCACTACCTGCAGGTGGCCGAGCACGGCGGCCTGCCGGTGGTGCTGTACAACGTGCCCGGGCGCACCGGCTGCGATCTGCTGCCGGAGACGGTGGCGCAGCTGGCGCAGCATCCGCAGATCGTCGGCATCAAGGAAGCCAGCAGCGATCCGCAGCGCATCGCCGCGCTGCTGGCGTTGCGCAGCGACGGCTTCGCCGTGCTCAGCGGCGACGACGGCAGCGCCGCGCAGGCCATGCTCGGCGGCTACGACGGGCTGATCTCGGTCGCCTCCAACGCCTTGCCGGCCGCCTACCGCCGCCTGTGCGACCTGGCGCGCGCGCGCCAGGCCGAGCCGGCGCAGGCCTGGGACGCGCGCCTGCAGCCGTTCCACGCCTTCTGCGGCATCGAATCCAACCCGATCCCGGTCAAGGCGCTGCTGCAGCGCGCCGGTATCGGCCAGGGGCTGCGGCTGCCGCTGCTGCCGCTGTCCGCGGCGCACCACGCCACGGCCGACCGTCTCGCCACCGACGCAGCCGCGTTGGAAGAACTATCCAGCCGCGAAACGCTCGCGGCCTGA
- a CDS encoding glycine cleavage system protein R, with translation MPEAPLTDTTPRPAPTENHLLINAYTTHPESPLLPVTRRIADSGCNLVDARLATVGRDVSVTALATGSWDAVAKLEAMLTRLDREEGMKLVWYRTGAKQAQSNLLPYIVEVIAADKPGILFQLADFFDRQGITIENLQSTRYRAMQTGAEMFSAQVTIGVPANMHIAALRDDFLEFCDHLNLDAIMDPMKF, from the coding sequence ATGCCGGAAGCCCCTTTGACAGACACCACGCCCCGGCCCGCGCCGACCGAAAACCACCTCCTGATCAACGCCTATACGACGCATCCGGAGTCGCCGCTGTTGCCGGTGACGCGGCGTATCGCCGACAGCGGCTGCAATCTCGTCGATGCGCGCCTGGCCACGGTCGGCCGCGACGTGTCGGTGACCGCGCTGGCGACCGGCTCGTGGGACGCGGTGGCCAAGCTCGAAGCCATGCTGACCCGGCTCGACCGCGAGGAAGGCATGAAGCTGGTGTGGTACCGCACCGGCGCCAAGCAGGCGCAATCCAACCTGCTGCCCTACATCGTCGAGGTCATCGCCGCCGACAAGCCGGGCATCCTATTCCAGCTGGCGGACTTCTTCGACCGCCAGGGCATCACCATCGAGAACCTGCAGAGCACCCGCTACCGCGCGATGCAGACCGGCGCGGAGATGTTCTCGGCGCAGGTGACGATCGGGGTGCCGGCGAACATGCACATCGCCGCGCTGCGCGACGATTTCCTCGAGTTCTGCGACCACCTGAACCTGGACGCGATCATGGACCCGATGAAGTTCTGA
- a CDS encoding 2-dehydro-3-deoxygalactonokinase translates to MIAIDWGTSSLRGYRLAADGRVLEQRRSDQGIGACQGRFAATLAALIDGWPGDVVLCGMIGSRNGWIELPYAPCPADAAALAAAMQPLQDPALPGRTLWFVPGVASSAEAVPDVMRGEETQLIGLLDVLAQDAPGAGGHSVCLPGTHSKWVDLQHGRIAALATMMTGELYALLRQHSLLARLMEADDAHFDGAGFDAGLQRSGEPGGLLHHLFGVRSLGLFERLSAAAAPSYLSGLLIGHELRARLPLAPSVHLIGGSGLLNRYAHALRALGSAVHSHPEDLAARGLYRLAQRRGGIGD, encoded by the coding sequence ATGATCGCCATCGATTGGGGCACCAGCAGCCTGCGCGGCTACCGGCTCGCAGCCGACGGCCGCGTGCTCGAGCAGCGCCGCAGCGACCAGGGCATCGGCGCCTGCCAGGGCCGCTTCGCCGCGACCCTGGCGGCGCTGATCGACGGCTGGCCCGGCGACGTGGTGCTGTGCGGCATGATCGGCAGCCGCAACGGCTGGATCGAACTGCCTTACGCGCCCTGCCCGGCCGACGCCGCCGCGCTGGCCGCGGCGATGCAGCCGCTGCAGGACCCGGCCCTGCCCGGGCGCACGCTGTGGTTCGTGCCCGGCGTGGCCAGCAGCGCCGAGGCGGTGCCGGACGTGATGCGCGGCGAGGAGACCCAGCTGATCGGGCTGCTCGACGTCCTCGCCCAGGACGCGCCGGGCGCGGGCGGCCACAGCGTGTGCCTGCCTGGCACCCACAGCAAATGGGTCGATCTGCAACACGGCCGCATCGCCGCCCTGGCCACGATGATGACCGGCGAGCTGTACGCGCTGCTGCGCCAGCACAGCCTGCTGGCACGCCTGATGGAGGCCGACGACGCGCACTTCGACGGCGCCGGCTTCGACGCCGGCCTGCAGCGCAGCGGCGAGCCCGGCGGCCTGCTGCACCACCTGTTCGGCGTGCGCAGCCTGGGCCTGTTCGAGCGGCTGAGCGCGGCCGCCGCGCCGTCCTACCTGTCCGGTCTGCTGATCGGCCACGAACTGCGCGCGCGCCTGCCGCTGGCGCCGAGCGTGCACCTGATCGGCGGCAGCGGCCTGCTGAACCGTTACGCGCATGCGCTGCGCGCGCTGGGCAGCGCGGTCCACAGCCACCCGGAAGACCTCGCCGCGCGCGGCCTGTACCGCCTGGCGCAACGCCGCGGCGGCATCGGCGACTGA
- a CDS encoding SMP-30/gluconolactonase/LRE family protein, with translation MNATSSPAHTATLAVDSRCTHGEGVVWCERRQALFWVDIDGRQLWRHDPASGATRHWALPDRPGCLGLFDDGRLLLALAKGVYAADPDASAADASDLPLHKLADLEPERDDTRANDGRADRHGNFVFGTMSERADQAPVGSFYQWSARHGLRRLPLPGVAIPNAICFSADGRTLYYCDSVRPQILCCDYDAANAQTSNSRVFAELDHPGAEPDGAIVDAEGHLWNAQWRAWRVVRYRPDGSVERSVALPVKHPTCPALGGVDGRTLYLSTSRMDHADDELLSTPQAGGLFVAAVGIAGLSEGRIASA, from the coding sequence ATGAACGCTACGTCCTCCCCTGCCCACACCGCCACGCTGGCGGTGGACAGCCGCTGCACCCACGGCGAAGGCGTGGTCTGGTGCGAACGCCGGCAAGCGCTGTTCTGGGTCGACATCGACGGACGCCAGCTGTGGCGCCACGATCCGGCCAGCGGCGCCACGCGGCACTGGGCCCTGCCCGACCGCCCCGGCTGCCTGGGCCTGTTCGACGACGGCCGCCTGCTGCTGGCGCTGGCCAAGGGCGTGTACGCCGCCGATCCCGACGCCAGCGCCGCCGACGCGAGCGACCTGCCGCTGCACAAGCTCGCCGACCTGGAACCGGAGCGCGACGACACCCGCGCCAACGACGGCCGCGCCGACCGCCACGGCAACTTCGTGTTCGGCACCATGAGCGAGCGCGCCGACCAGGCCCCGGTCGGCAGCTTCTACCAGTGGTCCGCGCGCCACGGCCTGCGCCGCCTGCCGCTGCCCGGCGTGGCGATCCCCAACGCGATCTGCTTCAGCGCCGACGGCCGCACCCTGTACTACTGCGACTCGGTGCGCCCGCAGATTCTGTGCTGCGACTACGACGCCGCCAACGCGCAGACCAGCAACAGCCGCGTGTTCGCCGAACTCGACCACCCCGGCGCCGAACCCGACGGCGCCATCGTCGATGCCGAAGGCCACCTGTGGAACGCGCAATGGCGCGCCTGGCGCGTGGTCCGCTACCGGCCCGACGGCAGCGTCGAACGCAGCGTCGCGCTGCCGGTCAAGCACCCCACCTGCCCGGCGCTGGGTGGCGTCGACGGCCGCACCCTGTACCTGAGCACCTCGCGCATGGACCACGCCGACGACGAACTGTTGAGCACGCCGCAGGCCGGCGGCCTGTTCGTCGCCGCGGTCGGCATCGCCGGCCTGTCCGAAGGACGCATCGCCAGCGCATGA
- a CDS encoding PhoH family protein, with protein sequence MTRGKRIYVLDTNVLMHDPTALFKFEEHDVFLPMQVIEELDNAKKGMSEVSRNARQVSRFLNELIEGAGAEQIESGIPLSHPQGIQLKSSGSIGRLYFQTRPVEPGRSFGTVAPDNKILAAVLALREDGPETPVILVSKDINLRIKAAISGLSAEDYENDRALDDFSLLYTGAIELPEDFWQKHNQDLRSWSDRGRTCYEIALADDEDWHPNQYLYLPGDDEVELRVVKVSGERKATLALVDDFRSGQHAVWGIAARNREQNFALNALMDPEIDFVTLLGTAGTGKTLLALAAGLAQTMDQQRYREIIMTRATVSVGEDIGFLPGTEEEKMTPWMGALTDNLEVLTHNQEGGAWGRAATNDLLASRIKIRSMNFMRGRTFLSRYLILDEAQNLTPKQMKTLITRAGPGTKIVCLGNVEQIDTPYLTETTSGLTYAVDRFKAWPHSAHVTLRRGERSRLADYASEVL encoded by the coding sequence ATGACCCGAGGCAAGCGCATCTACGTGCTGGATACCAACGTGCTGATGCACGACCCGACCGCGCTGTTCAAGTTCGAGGAGCACGACGTGTTCCTGCCGATGCAGGTGATCGAGGAGCTGGACAACGCCAAGAAGGGCATGTCCGAAGTCAGCCGCAACGCGCGCCAGGTCAGCCGTTTCCTCAACGAGCTGATCGAGGGCGCCGGCGCCGAGCAGATCGAGTCGGGCATCCCGCTCAGCCATCCGCAGGGCATCCAGCTCAAGAGCAGCGGCAGCATCGGCCGGCTGTACTTCCAGACCCGTCCGGTCGAGCCCGGGCGCAGCTTCGGCACCGTGGCGCCGGACAACAAGATCCTGGCCGCGGTGCTGGCGCTGCGCGAGGACGGCCCGGAAACGCCGGTGATCCTGGTGTCCAAGGACATCAACCTGCGAATCAAGGCGGCGATCAGCGGCCTGAGCGCAGAAGACTACGAGAACGACCGCGCGCTCGACGATTTCAGCCTGCTGTATACCGGCGCGATCGAGCTGCCGGAGGATTTCTGGCAGAAGCACAACCAGGACCTGCGCAGCTGGAGCGACCGCGGCCGCACCTGCTACGAGATCGCGCTGGCCGACGACGAGGACTGGCATCCGAACCAGTACCTGTACCTGCCCGGCGACGACGAAGTGGAACTGCGCGTGGTCAAGGTCAGCGGCGAGCGCAAGGCGACGCTGGCGCTGGTCGACGATTTCCGCAGCGGCCAGCACGCGGTGTGGGGCATCGCCGCGCGCAACCGCGAGCAGAACTTCGCGCTCAACGCGCTGATGGACCCGGAGATCGACTTCGTCACCCTGCTCGGCACCGCCGGCACCGGCAAGACCCTGCTGGCGCTGGCGGCGGGCCTGGCGCAGACCATGGACCAGCAGCGCTACCGCGAGATCATCATGACCCGCGCCACGGTCAGCGTCGGCGAGGACATCGGTTTCCTGCCCGGCACCGAGGAAGAGAAGATGACGCCGTGGATGGGCGCGCTGACCGACAACCTGGAAGTGCTGACCCACAACCAGGAAGGCGGCGCCTGGGGCCGCGCGGCGACCAACGACCTGCTCGCCAGCCGGATCAAGATCCGCTCTATGAACTTCATGCGCGGACGCACCTTCCTGTCGCGCTACCTGATCCTGGACGAAGCGCAGAACCTGACCCCGAAGCAGATGAAGACGCTGATCACCCGCGCCGGCCCCGGCACCAAGATCGTGTGCCTGGGCAACGTCGAGCAGATCGACACGCCGTACCTGACCGAGACCACCTCGGGCCTGACCTATGCGGTGGACCGGTTCAAGGCCTGGCCGCACAGCGCGCACGTCACCCTGCGCCGCGGCGAGCGCTCGCGCCTGGCCGACTACGCCTCGGAGGTCCTGTGA
- a CDS encoding LysR substrate-binding domain-containing protein — protein MTAAVNPWFNAARLKTRHLLLLLQLHEHRSVLRAAEAASMTQPAASKLLAEMEDLLGVKLFERHARGVEPTWYGQVLIRRARSAMSEIGRAQEEIAALREGRMGQVSIGTVVNPGTNLVPQAIAEVKREFPGILVRVEMDYSRPLVAKLLDGQLDIVIGRILGPYGGDELEFEPLADEPHSVVARAGHPLSARTDLRHADLARYGWVLPPVDSVLRARLDAMFMEHGVLPPQNVIETSSLPVMTSLLRGSDLLAALPADAVAPYVQAKLLTVLPIALGVRMESFGIIRRRDYMLPPGAERVLLALRNAAKRLYPERAPG, from the coding sequence ATGACCGCTGCCGTCAATCCCTGGTTCAACGCCGCCCGCCTCAAGACCCGGCATCTGTTGCTGCTGCTGCAGTTGCACGAGCACCGCTCGGTGCTGCGCGCGGCCGAGGCGGCGAGCATGACCCAGCCGGCGGCGTCCAAGCTGTTGGCGGAAATGGAGGATCTGCTCGGGGTCAAGCTGTTCGAGCGGCATGCGCGCGGGGTGGAGCCGACCTGGTACGGGCAGGTGCTGATCCGCCGCGCGCGTTCGGCGATGTCGGAGATCGGCCGCGCGCAGGAGGAGATCGCGGCGCTGCGCGAGGGGCGCATGGGCCAGGTCTCGATCGGCACCGTGGTCAATCCGGGCACCAACCTGGTGCCGCAGGCGATCGCCGAGGTCAAGCGCGAGTTCCCCGGCATCCTGGTACGGGTGGAGATGGACTACAGCCGGCCGCTGGTGGCCAAGCTGCTGGACGGCCAGCTCGACATCGTCATCGGCCGCATCCTCGGCCCGTACGGCGGCGACGAGCTGGAGTTCGAGCCGCTGGCCGACGAACCGCATTCGGTGGTGGCGCGCGCCGGGCATCCGCTGTCGGCGCGCACCGACCTGCGCCATGCCGATCTGGCGCGCTACGGCTGGGTGCTGCCACCGGTGGACAGCGTGCTGCGCGCGCGGCTGGACGCGATGTTCATGGAGCACGGCGTGCTGCCCCCGCAGAACGTCATCGAGACCTCGTCGTTGCCGGTGATGACCAGCCTGTTGCGCGGCAGCGACCTGCTGGCGGCGCTGCCGGCCGACGCGGTGGCGCCGTACGTGCAGGCCAAGCTGCTGACCGTGCTGCCGATCGCGCTGGGGGTGCGGATGGAGTCGTTCGGCATCATCCGCCGCCGCGACTACATGCTGCCGCCCGGCGCCGAACGCGTCCTGCTGGCGCTGCGCAACGCGGCCAAGCGCCTGTATCCGGAGCGCGCGCCGGGCTGA
- a CDS encoding peroxiredoxin encodes MKDGDTLDRTTLALPLALSGGASATLGDYAGRWLVLYFYPKDSTPGCTTEGIDFNALLPQFEQANAAVLGVSRDSLKSHDNFCAKQGFRFPLVSDADEALCRAFDVIKEKNMYGRQVLGIERSTFLISPSGRLLRSWRKVKVPGHAQAVFDALQAAAQQ; translated from the coding sequence ATGAAGGACGGCGACACCCTGGACCGCACCACGCTGGCATTGCCGCTGGCGTTGTCCGGCGGCGCCAGCGCCACGCTCGGCGATTACGCCGGCCGCTGGCTGGTGCTGTATTTCTATCCGAAGGACAGCACCCCCGGCTGCACCACCGAGGGCATCGACTTCAACGCGCTGCTGCCGCAGTTCGAGCAGGCCAACGCCGCCGTGCTCGGCGTCTCGCGCGATTCGCTGAAGTCGCACGACAACTTCTGCGCCAAGCAGGGCTTCCGCTTCCCGCTGGTCAGCGACGCCGACGAGGCCCTGTGCCGCGCGTTCGACGTGATCAAGGAAAAGAACATGTATGGCCGCCAGGTGCTCGGCATCGAGCGCAGCACCTTCCTGATCTCGCCCTCGGGCCGGCTGCTGCGCAGCTGGCGCAAGGTCAAGGTACCCGGCCACGCCCAGGCCGTGTTCGACGCGCTGCAGGCCGCCGCCCAGCAGTGA
- the dgoD gene encoding galactonate dehydratase, which yields MKIVRLTTYHAAPRWLFLKIETDEGITGWGEPVIEGRARSVDAAVHELSGYLIGKDPSRINDIWQLLYRSGFYRGGPILMSAIAGIDQALWDIKGKALGVPVYELLGGLVRDRMKTYRWVGGDRPSATIAQIQGYRELGFDTFKFNGTEEMKLIDGPRAVDAAVAKVAQIREAFGTSIDFGIDFHGRVAAPMARVLLRELEPFKPLFVEEPVLPELAEYYPRLAASTPIPLAAGERMFSRFDFKPVLQAGGLSLLQPDLSHAGGITECLKIASMADAYDVGLAPHCPLGPVALAACLQVDFVSHNAVLQEQSIGIHYNEGADLLDYVINKEDFACDDSGSIAALPKPGLGVEIDEERLRHANENPPDWHNPVWRHADGSIAEW from the coding sequence ATGAAGATCGTTCGCCTCACCACCTATCACGCCGCGCCGCGCTGGCTGTTCCTGAAGATCGAAACCGACGAAGGCATCACCGGCTGGGGCGAACCGGTGATCGAAGGCCGCGCGCGCAGCGTCGACGCCGCGGTGCATGAACTGAGCGGCTATCTGATCGGCAAGGATCCGTCGCGGATCAACGACATTTGGCAGCTGCTGTACCGCAGCGGCTTCTACCGCGGCGGCCCGATCCTGATGAGCGCCATCGCCGGCATCGACCAGGCACTGTGGGACATCAAGGGCAAGGCGCTGGGCGTGCCGGTGTACGAACTGCTCGGCGGGCTGGTGCGCGACCGCATGAAGACCTATCGCTGGGTCGGCGGCGACCGCCCGTCGGCGACCATCGCGCAGATCCAGGGCTACCGCGAGCTGGGCTTCGACACCTTCAAGTTCAACGGCACCGAGGAAATGAAGCTGATCGACGGGCCGCGCGCGGTGGATGCGGCGGTGGCCAAGGTCGCGCAGATCCGCGAGGCGTTCGGCACCAGCATCGACTTCGGCATCGATTTCCACGGCCGCGTCGCCGCGCCGATGGCGCGCGTGCTGCTGCGCGAACTGGAGCCGTTCAAGCCGTTGTTCGTCGAGGAACCGGTGCTGCCGGAACTGGCCGAATACTATCCGCGCCTGGCCGCGTCCACGCCGATCCCGCTCGCGGCCGGCGAACGCATGTTCTCGCGCTTCGACTTCAAGCCGGTGCTGCAGGCCGGCGGCCTGTCGCTGCTGCAGCCGGACCTGTCGCATGCCGGCGGCATCACCGAATGCCTGAAGATCGCCAGCATGGCCGACGCCTACGACGTCGGCCTGGCGCCGCACTGCCCGCTCGGCCCGGTCGCGCTGGCGGCCTGCCTGCAGGTCGATTTCGTCTCGCACAACGCGGTGCTGCAGGAACAGAGCATCGGCATCCACTACAACGAAGGCGCCGACCTGCTCGACTACGTGATCAACAAGGAAGACTTCGCCTGCGACGACAGCGGTAGCATCGCCGCATTGCCCAAGCCCGGCCTGGGCGTGGAAATCGACGAGGAGCGCCTGCGCCATGCCAACGAAAATCCGCCCGACTGGCACAATCCGGTCTGGCGCCACGCCGACGGCAGCATCGCCGAATGGTGA